The Prinia subflava isolate CZ2003 ecotype Zambia chromosome 18, Cam_Psub_1.2, whole genome shotgun sequence genome has a window encoding:
- the MOB1B gene encoding MOB kinase activator 1B, with amino-acid sequence MSFLFGSRSSKTFKPKKNIPEGSHQYELLKHAEATLGSGNLRMAVMLPEGEDLNEWVAVNTVDFFNQINMLYGTITDFCTEDSCPVMSAGPKYEYHWADGTNIKKPIKCSAPKYIDYLMTWVQDQLDDETLFPSKIGVPFPKNFMSVAKTILKRLFRVYAHIYHQHFDPVIQLQEEAHLNTSFKHFIFFVQEFNLIDRRELAPLQELIEKLTSKDR; translated from the exons TGGTAGTCGCTCTTCCAAAACCTTCAAACCAAAGAAGAATATTCCTGAGGGGTCTCATCAGTACGAGCTGCTAAAACATGCGGAGGCCACGCTGGGAAGCGGCAACCTCCGGATGGCTGTGATGCTTCCAGAGGGGGAAGACTTAAATGAATGGGTTGCAGTTAACA CTGTCGACTTCTTCAACCAGATCAATATGCTGTATGGAACCATCACAGACTTCTGCACGGAGGACAGCTGCCCCGTGATGTCTGCTGGCCCAAA GTACGAGTACCACTGGGCAGATGGCACAAACATAAAGAAACCCATCAAGTGCTCCGCACCAAAGTACATTGATTACCTGATGACCTGGGTCCAGGACCAGCTGGATGATGAAACGCTGTTTCCTTCTAAAATAG gcgTACCATTCCCAAAGAACTTCATGTCAGTGGCCAAGACAATTCTCAAGCGTCTCTTCAGAGTTTACGCTCACATCTACCACCAGCACTTTGACCCGGTGatccagctgcaggaagaggcACACCTTAACACTTCTTTCAAGcactttatattttttgttcag GAATTCAACCTTATTGATAGAAGAGAACTTGCACCACTTCAAGAACTGATTGAAAAACTCACCTCCAAGGACAGATAA
- the DCK gene encoding deoxycytidine kinase, with product MATPPKRSRPDGRLKKVAVEGNIAAGKSTFVNILKQASEEWEVVPEPVARWCNVQQSSGDDCEELTTSQKSGGNVLQMMYEKPERWAFTFQTYACLSRIRAQLNALDGKLRDAQNPVLFFERSVYSDRYIFAANLYESDCMNETEWTIYQDWHDWINKQFGSRLALDGIIYLRATPEKCLNRIYLRGRDEEQEIPIEYLEKLHYKHESWLQHRTLRTDFDYLQEIPILTLDVNEDFKGKKDKYDHMIEKVKEFLSML from the exons ATGGCCACCCCGCCCAAGCGCAGCAGGCCCGACGGCCGCCTCAAGAAGGTCGCCGTGGAGGGCAACATCG CTGCAGGGAAATCCACCTTTGTGAATATTCTGAAACAAGCCAGTGAAGAATGGGAAGTGGTTCCCGAGCCTGTAGCTAGATGGTGCAATGTTCAGCAAAGCTCTGGAGATGATTGTGAg GAGCTGACCACGTCGCAGAAGAGCGGCGGGAACGTGCTGCAGATGATGTATGAGAAGCCGGAGCGGTGGGCTTTCACCTTCCAGACGTACGCGTGCCTCAGCAGGATCCGGGCTCAGCTCAACGCCCTGGATGGCAAACTTCGGGATGCGCAGAACCCTGTGCTGTTCTTCGAGCGCTCTGTCTATAGCGACAG GTACATCTTTGCTGCTAATTTATATGAGTCTGACTGCATGAACGAGACGGAGTGGACAATTTACCAGGACTGGCATGACTGGATAAATAAACAGTTTGGCTCAAGGCTGGCGCTGGATGGGATAATTTATCTCCGAGCCACTCCTGAG AAATGCTTGAATAGGATTTACTTGCGAGGAAGAGATGAAGAGCAAGAAATCCCCATTGAATATCTGGAGAAGCTTCACTACAAACATGAAAGTTGGCTCCAGCACAGGACACTGCG AACAGATTTTGACTACCTACAGGAAATTCCGATTTTAACACTTGATGTTAATGAAGACTTCAAAGGCAAAAAGGACAAATATGATCACATGATCGAAAAG gTCAAGGAATTTTTGAGCATGTTGTAA